TTGGTCAGCGCCGCATCCAGGTGTTCCGGTGGTTCGGTGTCGCAGCCGTCAGACAGGATCAGGACAACGCTGCGCCCATCCACAAAGCGTTTGGCGTAGGTGTCGGCAAAGCGCTGTAGTGACGGGCCAATTTTGGACCCTCCACCGAACCCGTCAGCCATCAGGGACATGCGCCCGATGGCCCGCATCGTGTCCTTGTCGCGCAGCGCCTCGGTAATCCGGACAAGGCGCGTGTGGAATAGATACGCATCCGCGTCCTTGTCTGCCCGCATCAGGCCCGCGAGGAAGGCGAGGAAGACCTGGGCATAGACGCTCATCGAGCCCGAGACATCGCACAGCGCGACTATCTTGCGCGCGCGATCCGGTCGCCGTTTGCGCAGCAGCTGCAACGGTTCTCCTCCGGTCGAAAGGCTGCGCCGGATCGTCTTGCGGAAGTGCAACCGGTCGCCCTTACGGGCGGCGATGCGGCGGCGCGAGCGTTTGTCGCGCAAGGCGGCGCCCAGGCGGTGTGCGATTGCCTCGGCCTCGGCTATTTCGTCCGGGCGAACAAGATCTCGCAGGTCGCGGCGGCTGAGGTTGCGCTGTTCGGTCGCGATAAGCTTGCCGGTGCCGTCGCTGTCAGCTTGGCCGTCTTCGGTGTCGGGGGTCGTGGACGTGCCGCTTGACCCCGCATCCTCGCCACTGCCATCGCGTGAGCTATGGACGGACTCATTGAGTGTGGCTTGCGGCTTGGGGACGATACGCTGTTTCACCCGTCCCGCATCCATCCAATAGCTGTCAAAGAGGGCATCGAACCTTTCTGCCTCTTCCTTGCATCCGGTGCAGATGGCACGCAGGACGCGGCGGCATTCATCCGGGGCTGCGGCATTCACCTGGGTGAGTGCCGTCAGGCTTAGATCCGCTTCAGCAACGCCCAGCCGCAAGCCATTGTCACGCAGATGCGCCACAAACCCAACGACACGCGCGGCGGGCCCCGGGTCGCGGGCGGCAAAGCGGGTGACCCGGGTCATGCGGCTTTGCCTGCGATGCGCGCGGCAACGTCGGACGTGATGTGCGCCTGATCGCTTTGCGTTTTCAGAAGGGTCGTGAGCGTCGATTGCAAGACTGCCGGATCATGGGTGAGGTCGGCAATGCCAAGCCCCATCAGGGCAGCCGCGAAATCGAGCATTTCGGCGACGCCGGGCGTTTTCTCCAGCTCTTCTTCCCGCAGTTTTTGAACGAAGCCGATAATCTGATTTGCCAAATGCCCCTCGACCTGCGGACAGCGCGCCCTGAGGATCGCCAGTTCCGCCGCGCGGTCGGGATATTCGACATAGGTGTAAAGGCAGCGCCGCCGCAAGGCGTCCGACAGGTCCCGCGTGCCATTGGATGTCAGGATCACGATAGGCTTGCAGGTCGCTGTGATCGTACCAAGTTCAGGGACGGACACTTGATAGTCGGACAAAACCTCAAGCAGGTAGGCCTCGAACTCTTCATCCGCGCGGTCGATCTCATCGATCAGAAGAACGGGCGGCTTTTCTTGCGTGATCGCGGCGAGCAAAGGACGTTCCAACAGGAAGTCGCGGGAAAAGATGCGATCTTCGACCGATTTGCCCGTCTCGCCGCCCTCTGCGGCAGAGCGGATCGTCAGCAATTGGCGCTGATAGTTCCATTCGTAGATGGCCTGCGAGGCGTCCAGACCTTCATAGCATTGAAGGCGGATCAACTTGGTGTCTTGGGTCAAGCTGAGCGTGCGGGCGATCTCGGTCTTGCCGACGCCTGCCGCGCCTTCGAGCAACAAAGGGCGCTCCAACGTGAGCGCAAGATGCAGCGCCACAGAAAGGTCGTCTGACGCGACATAGCTTTGCGCGGCCAGCGCGGTTTGAAGGGATTGCCAGGTCATCAAGATCTCCGGGGCTGGGGCGCACAAAGGGATATTCTGTGCGCCCCGCCGTTACGACTTAGTCATGCAGGCCCAGTTCATTGGCGGTCTTCCAGATCCGCCAGTGATCATGCGGCATGTTGGTGTGCCGGTTCCCGAACGGACGGAACGCGTCCTGAATGGCATTCGAGAAGCAAGGCACGCCGCCCACATGCGGGCTCTCGCCGACACCTTTCGCCCCGATGGGGTGATGCGGTGAGGGCGTCACGGTGTAGTCGGTTTCGTAGTTCGGAACCTCCCACGCGGTTGGCAGGAAGAAGTCCATCAACGTGCCCGTCTTCACATTGCCCATGTCGTCATAGGCAATCTCCTGCCCCAGGGCGACGGCAAGCGCTTCGGTCAGACCACCGTGGATCTGCCCCTCGATGATCATCGGGTTGATCCGGGTGCCGCAATCATCCAGCGCATAGAAGCGGCGGATTTCCGGCACGCCCGTATCAACGTCAATGTCCATCACGCAGACATAGGCGCCAAACGGGTAGGTCATGTTGGGCGGATCGTAGTAGCTGACCGCTTCCAGCCCCGGCTCGATCCCCGGAATGGCCTGATTATAGGCGGCAAAGGCGATTTCCTTCATCGTCTTGAACTTCTCAGGCGCACCTTTGACCACGAAGCGATCCACATCGAATTCCACGTCGTCGTCGTGGACTTCGAGCAGATAGGCCGCGATCATCTGCGCCTTGGCGCGGATCTTGCGCCCGGCCATGGCTGTCGCAGCACCTGCCACCGGAGTGGACCGGGATCCATAGGTGCCCAGACCGTATGGCGCGGTATCAGTATCACCTTCTTCGATGGTGATGCTGTCTGCCGGCAGGCCAATCTCTGACGCAAGGATTTGCGCAAAGGTCGTCGCGTGGCCTTGGCCTTGCGAAATCGTCCCCAGCCGCGCAATCGCGGACCCGGTCGGGTGGATGCGGATTTCGCAGCTATCGAACATGCCGAGGCCAAGGATATCGCAGTTCTTGACGGGTCCAGCGCCGACGATCTCGGTGAAGAACGACAGACCAATGCCCATCAGGGACCGGGTTTTGCCTGCCTTGAAGTCTTCGACCCGCTGCGCCTGCTCGGCACGGAGCCCGTCGTAGTCGACAGCCTTCAGCGCCTTGTCCCAAGCGGTGTGATAGTCGCCGGAGTCGTATTCCCAACCCAACGCAGCCTTGTAGGGGAATTGCTCCTTCTTGATGAAGTTGATCCGGCGCAGCTCTGCTGCGTCCATGTTCAACTCGATCGCCAGAACCTCGATCATTCGCTCGATGAAATACACGGCTTCAGTCACGCGGAAGGAACAGCGGTAACTGACCCCGCCAGGTGCCTTGTTGGTGTAAACGCCATCGACCTCCAGAAAGGCTGTCGGGATGTCATAGGACCCGGTGCAGATGTTCATGAACCCGGCCGGGAACTTTGTTGGGTCGGCGCAGGCGTCAAACCCGCCGTGGTCGGCAGTCACGTGACAATGCAGGCCGGTGATCTTGCCTTCCTTGGTGGCGCTGATCCGGCCCGTCATGTGGTAGTCACGGGCGAAGGCGGTGGTCATCAGGTTGTCCATCCGGTCTTCGATCCACTTGACCGGTTTGCCCGTCACGATGGAAGCCACGACCGAGCAGACATAGCCCGGATAGGCGCCCACCTTGTTGCCAAAGCCGCCGCCGATATCAGGGCTGATCACACGGATATTGTGCTCTTCGATGCCAGAGATCAGGCTGACCACGGTCCGGATGGCATGCGGTGCCTGGAACGTGCCCCAGAGGGTCAGCTTGCCATTCACCTTGTCCATCGACGCCACACAGCCGCAGGTTTCCAGCGGGCACGGGTGGGTGCGGTGGTAGTACATGGTTTCTTCAGCCACGACTTCGGCGTTGTCGATGGTCTCGAAAGTCGGGCCCTTGTCGCCTGCTTCCCATGTGAAGATGTGATTGTGGTGCTTGCGGGGGCCATGGGCCCCATCAGCCGGGCTGCCGTCCTCGGCAACCGTGTCTGGCCTCAGCACCACATCGGATTGCATCGCCTTGAACGGATCAACAAGAACCTCGAGCTCTTCGTATTCCACCTCGACCGCTTCGATCCCATCTGCGGCGGCATAGCGATCTACGGCCACGACAAAGGCTACTTCCTGGCCCTGGAACAGAACCTTGCCGTCGGCCAGCACCATCTGTTTGTCGCCCGCAAGTGTCGGCATCCAGTGAAGGCCCAGGGGTTCCAGATCCTTGGCCGTCAGGACCGCCAGGACGCCCGGTACCTCCAGCGCAGCGGACGTGTCGATATTGACGATCTTCGCGTGGGCATAGGGCGAGCGGACAAAGTCGCCGAACAACATGCCATCCAGCTTGATGTCATCGACATAGTTACCCTTGCCTTGGGTGAACCGTGCGTCCTCTACCCGCTTGCGCGAGCAGCCCATGCCTTTGAGGTTTTCGATCCGCTCTTCGCGGCTTGTTACTTCGTCTTTCATTCTGCCGCCTCCTTGGCTGCATTCATTTCCGCCGCGGCCGCGCGTATGGACTTCACGATGTTCTGGTACCCGGTGCAGCGGCAGATATTGCCGGCCATTCCGAAGCGGATTTCCTCTTCGGTGGGGTTCGGGTTCTCCTCGAGCAGCTTCTTGGCCCGGGTGATCATCCCCGGCGTGCAGTAGCCACACTGAAGGCCGTGATGTTCCTTGAACGCGGTCTGAAGCGGATGCAGGTTGTCCGGCCCGCCGATGCCTTCGATGGTCGTGATGTCCTTGCCGTCGGCCTGGGCCACGAACATGGTGCAGGATTTTACCGACTTTCCATCAATGGTGACGGTGCAGGCGCCACAGTGAGAGGTGTCGCAACCGATATGCGGGCCGGTGATGTTGAGCCGCTCACGCAGCGTATAGATGAGCAGCTCACGCGGTTCAGCGAGGAACTCCTCTTCCTTGCCATTCACCGTTATCTTGTAATGCTGTTTCTTTCCCATAGCGTCCTCTCCCTCAGGTGCGTGACCAGGCGCGCTCGATGGCGCGGCGCAGGATCACACCTGCGACATGTTTCTTGAACGCGACCGGGCCGCGGTTGTCTTCGGTCGGGTCGATGTCATCCAGCATTGCGGCCATCGCGGCTTTGATCGCGGCGTCGTCCACCGACGTTCCAACCAGCGCAGAACCTGCCGCCTCGGAATAGACCGGCGTATCGCTCAGGTTCGTCATCGCGATCGACGCCGACACGCAGGTGGCCCCGTCCTTGACGATTTGCACCGCAGCGGCGGCAGTTGCGTAATCGCCAATCTTCCGCTTCTGCTTTTCGTAAGCATGGCCGCCCTGTGGCATCGGGATCGTGACTGCGGTCAGAACTTCATCGTCTTCGCGGGCAGTCATGTAGGCGGCCTCATAGAACTCCCGCGCGGGAATCTCGCGCTCACCGTCAGAGCCCACGACGGTGAAGGTCGCGTTGAGGCACTGCATCAGGCCCGGCATGTCATTGCCCGGATCGCCGTTGGCGACATTGCCGCCAACAGTGCCCATGTAACGCACTTGCGGATCGGCAATCTGCAGCGCGGCTTCGCGCAGGATAGGCGCCGCCTGGGCAAGCGCGTCATTGTCGATGATGTCATGCTGCGTGACCATGGCACCGATCCGGATGCTGTCGGAACCGATCTCGATATCAGACATGCCGCCGACATCCTGAAGGTCGATCAGGTGCGGAACCTCGGCCATGCGCAACTTCATCATGGGGATCAGGCTGTGACCGCCAGCCATCACACGCGCATCATCGCCATGTTCTTGCAGGATAGACAGAACACCGGCCATATCCTTGGGTCTGTGGTACTCAAAGGCCGCGGGTATCATCGGCTCTCCTCCCTAAAGCGATTCAACTTGCTGGAGGAAAGAAGTGCATGCGCCCCGATGCCGAGGCTTTAGAAAATCAACGAAAAACCGGGATCTTGCACGAAATGCGCCTCAGGTTGCACGAATTGCGCCGACCTGCGACGCCAAAGCGTCCTGTATTGCCTTCAACTTGGACCGGCTCACCGGCGCAGGCGGTGTTTCAGAACCTCCGAACACACATTTGCCGCTGTCTTTGGTCCGCTCAAACCGGACGACATGTCCAGGATTCACCAAATAGCTGCGATGCGTCTGAAGGAAACCCAGTGGCACAAGTCGTTTCGTGGCCTCCGTCACGGACCACACACAAAACAGGCGTTCGTGATGGGTGTAGACCTGAGTGTAATGCGCATCCGCCCGGACAAAGACAACATCCTTTGCAGACACAAAGACCTTGCCGCCATCACGCTCGCAAGGCACCTGCAAAAGCCGCGCTTCGGCTTCGGGCACGTCCTTTTTCCGAGGCGGCGCGACGTTCTCCATGGGGCGGGGCAGATAGGTCACGCCGACCCACAGACAGGCCCCGAACATGACGAAACTGAAAAAGATGACCCCAAGGGCAAGTGTCTCGTTGCTCATCAACGGACCAAACTCTGTGCCATCTGACACCGCCACAAATTTGGTCCCAGCCATGGCCAGAAAGTGGACGCTGGTCACCGCGACAGCAAAGCACAGAGTGCCAAGGAAGATATTCCTGTTGGTCCTCTGGCCGTAGGCAATGCCAAGCGCCAGAATGCACAGCAGAACGGCCACAAGCGATGACACGATGACGCCAAGAGGCGCGTAGACGGCGCGGCACAATTCAAGCCCCGCCATTCCTATGTAGTGCATGACAAGGATACCCACACCAACAATGGCTCCTGCCAAGGACACCGTGAGACGGGTGCGAACGGTGAAATGCAGGATGATCAGCGCTGCACCGACAATCAGGATTGCCACAAGGGCTGAGATCAGCGTGATCGCGGCATCGTAGTAGAACAGGATCGGCATTTGCAGTCCAAGCATTGCCACGAAGTGCATTGCCCATATCCCGCCACCGAGCGAGATGGCAGCCAAGGCGATCAAAGCCTTCTTCTCGAAGTCAGGTTTAGCACCGAGGTCACGTGTCAAAGACAAGCCAGTGAACCCCGCAACCAGAGCAACCAGGCAAGACATGGCAACGAGAAGGTTGTTATGACTGACGTCTAGGAACTCCATGTCCGCAAAATGACCAAAAAAACGACACTTGACAAACGTTGGTGTAGTCTTCCTCTCGAAATTGTTCGATGGCGTCCTGGTATCCCTAAAATCTTGCCAGTTGTTTTGGTTCCGGAGATAGCGAGCGGAATCGCCGCTCGCCCGCATGGTTCATATGTCGGTCTGTTCCGCTATGCTCAGCACATCTTCCAGCTCGACCCCGAGATAGCGTACTGCGCTTGCGCCTCTTCGCCATCCCAGCCCCTTGAGTGTCCACTTAGCTAAGTGGACACTATCCGACACTAGCGCACTTTCGGCAGGGCAGTCAGACCGGACGCTTACACGGTTCCGGCCCTTTCCGGCCATTCATCTAAGGCGCCAACGCCGCAGCGCAGCTTTTCGAAAGCTGACATTGCGACGGATAGGGATCATTATGATTGACTGATCGTTCCCCTGAAATGACTTCTGGAGCATTCTGCTTGACGCCACGCGCCAGGTTGGCGCGCGGCAATCTTATGTTTGCTCAGAACAGGAAGTCGTCGGCTGTGAGATCAGCCATATTGATACCAGTCAGCGTGATTGTATTGCCAGCACCATCATTGATCACGGCATCCGAACCTGATTGTGTTAGGTGATTGGTGGCCAGGTCACTGAAGGACGTGATCTGAGAGACGCCACTCAGGTCAATTGTCTCGCCCGATTGGCTGGTGGAGAAGTCCGCAATCGTATCCTGGCCAAAGTCGGACAGGAACACGAAGCTATCCGCACCCGTTCCGCCTTCGAGATAGTCGTTCGCCTTGCCCCCCGTGAGAGTGTCGTTGCCAGCGCCGCCAAACAGCTGATCGCCACGATGCTGGTGATCCGCCTGGGTCTCGCCCTGGCCCGATATCAACAGATCATTGCCGTCCCCGCCATAGAGGTAGTCCACATCTGCCGTGATCCAGTCATCGCCTCCGTTCAGCGTATCATTGCCTGCGTCACCATAGAGCCAATCAGAGGCGTTCGAGCCGGTGATCTCATCGTCGCCGTCACCGCCTGCTGCTGTATCGTGGCCCGCCGTCCGGCTGTCGAATGTGCCGGTATTGATCACATCGTTCCCTGCGCCACCGGTGATGCTGTCGTTGCCGGCACCACCTTCCAGATGGTCATCGGCCTGGCCGCCTTGCAGCGTGTCGTCGCCGGCCTCACCAAACAGCTGATCGCCACGATGCTGGTGATCTGCGCGGGTTGTTCCCTGGCCCGATATCAGCAGATCGTTGCCATCCCCGCCATAGAGGTAATCCACATCCGCCGTAATCCAGTCATCGCCGCCGTTCAGCGTATCATTGCCAGCGTCGCCATAGAGCCTATCAGAGGCGTTCGAACCGGTGATCTCATCATCGCCATCGCCGCCCGATGCCGTATCGTCGCCAACCGTCTGGCTGCCGATAGTACCGGTATTGATGACATCGTTCCCTGCGCCACCAGTGATGCTGTCATCACCGACACCACCTTCCAGATGGTCATCGGCCTGGCCGCCTTGCAGCGTGTCGTCGCCGGCCTCACCAAACAGCTGATCGCCACGATGCTGGTGATCT
The window above is part of the Ruegeria pomeroyi DSS-3 genome. Proteins encoded here:
- a CDS encoding vWA domain-containing protein, encoding MTRVTRFAARDPGPAARVVGFVAHLRDNGLRLGVAEADLSLTALTQVNAAAPDECRRVLRAICTGCKEEAERFDALFDSYWMDAGRVKQRIVPKPQATLNESVHSSRDGSGEDAGSSGTSTTPDTEDGQADSDGTGKLIATEQRNLSRRDLRDLVRPDEIAEAEAIAHRLGAALRDKRSRRRIAARKGDRLHFRKTIRRSLSTGGEPLQLLRKRRPDRARKIVALCDVSGSMSVYAQVFLAFLAGLMRADKDADAYLFHTRLVRITEALRDKDTMRAIGRMSLMADGFGGGSKIGPSLQRFADTYAKRFVDGRSVVLILSDGCDTEPPEHLDAALTKLKKRGCKIIWLNPLKGWRDYAPVAGGMAAALPHLDLFKAANTLDDLAALETELGPL
- a CDS encoding AAA family ATPase, producing the protein MTWQSLQTALAAQSYVASDDLSVALHLALTLERPLLLEGAAGVGKTEIARTLSLTQDTKLIRLQCYEGLDASQAIYEWNYQRQLLTIRSAAEGGETGKSVEDRIFSRDFLLERPLLAAITQEKPPVLLIDEIDRADEEFEAYLLEVLSDYQVSVPELGTITATCKPIVILTSNGTRDLSDALRRRCLYTYVEYPDRAAELAILRARCPQVEGHLANQIIGFVQKLREEELEKTPGVAEMLDFAAALMGLGIADLTHDPAVLQSTLTTLLKTQSDQAHITSDVAARIAGKAA
- a CDS encoding aerobic carbon-monoxide dehydrogenase large subunit; its protein translation is MKDEVTSREERIENLKGMGCSRKRVEDARFTQGKGNYVDDIKLDGMLFGDFVRSPYAHAKIVNIDTSAALEVPGVLAVLTAKDLEPLGLHWMPTLAGDKQMVLADGKVLFQGQEVAFVVAVDRYAAADGIEAVEVEYEELEVLVDPFKAMQSDVVLRPDTVAEDGSPADGAHGPRKHHNHIFTWEAGDKGPTFETIDNAEVVAEETMYYHRTHPCPLETCGCVASMDKVNGKLTLWGTFQAPHAIRTVVSLISGIEEHNIRVISPDIGGGFGNKVGAYPGYVCSVVASIVTGKPVKWIEDRMDNLMTTAFARDYHMTGRISATKEGKITGLHCHVTADHGGFDACADPTKFPAGFMNICTGSYDIPTAFLEVDGVYTNKAPGGVSYRCSFRVTEAVYFIERMIEVLAIELNMDAAELRRINFIKKEQFPYKAALGWEYDSGDYHTAWDKALKAVDYDGLRAEQAQRVEDFKAGKTRSLMGIGLSFFTEIVGAGPVKNCDILGLGMFDSCEIRIHPTGSAIARLGTISQGQGHATTFAQILASEIGLPADSITIEEGDTDTAPYGLGTYGSRSTPVAGAATAMAGRKIRAKAQMIAAYLLEVHDDDVEFDVDRFVVKGAPEKFKTMKEIAFAAYNQAIPGIEPGLEAVSYYDPPNMTYPFGAYVCVMDIDVDTGVPEIRRFYALDDCGTRINPMIIEGQIHGGLTEALAVALGQEIAYDDMGNVKTGTLMDFFLPTAWEVPNYETDYTVTPSPHHPIGAKGVGESPHVGGVPCFSNAIQDAFRPFGNRHTNMPHDHWRIWKTANELGLHD
- a CDS encoding (2Fe-2S)-binding protein, with translation MGKKQHYKITVNGKEEEFLAEPRELLIYTLRERLNITGPHIGCDTSHCGACTVTIDGKSVKSCTMFVAQADGKDITTIEGIGGPDNLHPLQTAFKEHHGLQCGYCTPGMITRAKKLLEENPNPTEEEIRFGMAGNICRCTGYQNIVKSIRAAAAEMNAAKEAAE
- a CDS encoding FAD binding domain-containing protein; translation: MIPAAFEYHRPKDMAGVLSILQEHGDDARVMAGGHSLIPMMKLRMAEVPHLIDLQDVGGMSDIEIGSDSIRIGAMVTQHDIIDNDALAQAAPILREAALQIADPQVRYMGTVGGNVANGDPGNDMPGLMQCLNATFTVVGSDGEREIPAREFYEAAYMTAREDDEVLTAVTIPMPQGGHAYEKQKRKIGDYATAAAAVQIVKDGATCVSASIAMTNLSDTPVYSEAAGSALVGTSVDDAAIKAAMAAMLDDIDPTEDNRGPVAFKKHVAGVILRRAIERAWSRT
- a CDS encoding MHYT domain-containing protein, which encodes MEFLDVSHNNLLVAMSCLVALVAGFTGLSLTRDLGAKPDFEKKALIALAAISLGGGIWAMHFVAMLGLQMPILFYYDAAITLISALVAILIVGAALIILHFTVRTRLTVSLAGAIVGVGILVMHYIGMAGLELCRAVYAPLGVIVSSLVAVLLCILALGIAYGQRTNRNIFLGTLCFAVAVTSVHFLAMAGTKFVAVSDGTEFGPLMSNETLALGVIFFSFVMFGACLWVGVTYLPRPMENVAPPRKKDVPEAEARLLQVPCERDGGKVFVSAKDVVFVRADAHYTQVYTHHERLFCVWSVTEATKRLVPLGFLQTHRSYLVNPGHVVRFERTKDSGKCVFGGSETPPAPVSRSKLKAIQDALASQVGAIRAT